A genomic region of Halobacteriovorax sp. DA5 contains the following coding sequences:
- the mrdA gene encoding penicillin-binding protein 2: MFAEEEVVRSHKTRADILFTLITLAFAIILIRLWYLQIYQGDLLYQYSIQNRLRKETVKAPRGMIFSRNNQLMVDNVPRFDLVIIPQYLDNKKETIKKLAKILEMTEKEIYSTLKKFRGQARYRPVRIKKNISNKEVAIIETENEKLPGVQVETFISREYRDKEVGSHLLGYIGEISQNQLPRYRKRDNIDYKLGDFIGQAGVEERFDQDLRGEDGYQIMEVDARGRMRRSIGTSNILAGIENKKATPGNNLRLTIDRDMQKTAYKSLEGKVGGVVAVDVRNGEVLTMVSRPSFDPGQFSKGLTSEYWNSLINNPDRPLRDRTIQDHYAPGSTFKVFTAIAALEEGIIKAKDEVMCGPRFRLGRRTYNDWKRSGHGITDLYKSLRRSVDVYYYKIAVELDIDVLARYSRMFGLGEKTGIALPRETTGLIPTREWKEKRFGEKWQDGETVSCVIGQSYVLTTPLQLAVSYAAIANGGKVYKPQIVREVFNNKGDIIKSYKEDLVQTAKVSEQTLIDVRQGLYEVANHPRGTGWWVRGTGVKMAGKSGTSQVISMSTTELFQKCSEKPYNQRHHGLFVAFAPYENPRVAVAAVVEHGCSGSGAAGPIVRNVLTTYMKKYMPDLHKIYAKEDRKIMSDFFADRRKKREEAERLRAEKEKKNEDSDGDDEGQTED, translated from the coding sequence ATGTTTGCTGAAGAAGAAGTAGTTCGGTCTCATAAGACTAGGGCCGACATTCTATTTACTTTAATTACACTCGCGTTTGCGATTATTTTAATACGTTTATGGTACCTTCAGATTTACCAAGGTGATCTACTGTATCAATATTCAATTCAAAACCGCTTAAGAAAAGAAACAGTTAAGGCACCAAGAGGAATGATCTTTTCACGTAATAATCAACTAATGGTTGATAACGTACCTCGTTTTGACTTAGTTATTATTCCACAATACTTAGACAATAAGAAAGAGACGATTAAGAAGCTTGCTAAAATTCTTGAAATGACTGAGAAGGAGATCTACTCAACTCTTAAGAAATTTCGTGGGCAAGCACGCTATCGTCCTGTTCGTATCAAGAAAAATATTTCTAATAAAGAAGTGGCCATCATTGAAACAGAAAATGAGAAGCTTCCAGGTGTTCAAGTTGAAACATTTATTTCTCGCGAGTATCGAGATAAGGAAGTAGGCTCACACTTGCTTGGTTATATCGGTGAGATTTCTCAAAACCAACTACCTCGTTATCGCAAAAGAGATAATATTGATTACAAGCTTGGAGACTTTATTGGTCAAGCAGGTGTTGAAGAAAGATTTGATCAGGACCTTCGAGGAGAAGATGGTTATCAAATTATGGAAGTAGATGCTAGAGGGCGTATGCGCCGTTCTATTGGAACTAGTAATATTCTTGCGGGCATTGAAAATAAGAAAGCAACACCAGGAAACAACCTAAGATTAACAATTGATCGTGATATGCAAAAAACTGCTTATAAATCCTTAGAGGGGAAAGTTGGTGGTGTTGTTGCTGTTGACGTTAGAAATGGTGAAGTCCTAACGATGGTATCTCGTCCTTCATTTGATCCAGGGCAGTTTTCTAAGGGGCTAACTTCAGAGTATTGGAACTCTCTTATTAATAATCCTGACCGTCCACTTCGAGATCGTACAATCCAAGATCACTATGCTCCAGGTTCTACATTTAAAGTTTTTACAGCGATTGCTGCTTTAGAAGAAGGCATCATTAAAGCTAAAGATGAAGTTATGTGTGGGCCACGCTTCCGCCTAGGTCGTCGTACTTATAATGACTGGAAAAGATCAGGACACGGAATAACTGATTTATACAAATCTCTAAGAAGATCTGTTGATGTTTATTATTATAAGATCGCAGTTGAATTGGATATTGATGTACTTGCAAGATATTCGAGAATGTTTGGGCTTGGTGAGAAGACAGGTATTGCACTTCCAAGAGAAACAACAGGTCTAATTCCTACTCGTGAGTGGAAAGAGAAACGCTTTGGAGAAAAGTGGCAAGATGGTGAAACGGTAAGTTGTGTTATTGGACAGTCTTATGTTTTAACAACTCCACTTCAACTTGCTGTTTCTTATGCTGCGATTGCAAATGGTGGGAAGGTTTATAAGCCTCAAATCGTTAGAGAAGTTTTTAATAATAAAGGTGATATCATTAAAAGCTATAAAGAAGATCTAGTTCAAACAGCAAAGGTGAGTGAACAAACTCTGATTGATGTAAGACAGGGTCTTTATGAAGTGGCCAACCACCCAAGAGGTACTGGCTGGTGGGTTAGAGGTACTGGTGTAAAGATGGCCGGTAAGTCTGGTACGTCTCAGGTTATCTCGATGAGTACAACTGAGCTATTTCAAAAATGTTCTGAGAAACCATATAACCAGAGACACCACGGGTTATTTGTGGCTTTTGCTCCATATGAAAATCCTCGTGTTGCAGTTGCAGCTGTTGTTGAACACGGTTGTTCTGGATCAGGTGCTGCAGGACCTATTGTTCGAAATGTTCTAACGACATATATGAAAAAGTATATGCCAGATCTTCATAAGATTTATGCCAAGGAAGATCGCAAAATCATGTCAGACTTCTTCGCTGATAGAAGAAAAAAGCGTGAAGAAGCGGAAAGACTTAGGGCCGAAAAAGAAAAGAAGAATGAAGATTCTGATGGTGATGACGAAGGTCAAACTGAAGACTAA
- the rodA gene encoding rod shape-determining protein RodA codes for MDLSNIKEFFKRYDFSFFLLSSVIFFFGILNLYSATHASASTAHANLFKVQIGWYALSIVIAFVISFINPQNLYRFAWPIYLFNIVLLILVIVLGHKGMGARRWLMIGPIRFQPSELMKISVIFVLARYFRNYAPDSELGLKDLIKPAILAFIPTILIVVQPDLGTGLLILLIFFTMVFFRKLKWKTLLILALVGLVSGGVMYQFGLKEYQRNRIKTFINPTADAKGTGYNAIQSKIAIGSGKIFGKGLRKSSQASLNYLPENHTDFVFSIYNEEHGFFGAILLIGLYLFLFFRFVWLSVNVSRIFESVTIIGVMSIFFWHTFINMGMVMGLLPVVGLPLPLMSYGGSSLLTFGVCIGVATSISNTRRFF; via the coding sequence ATGGATTTATCAAATATTAAAGAATTTTTTAAAAGATATGACTTCTCATTCTTTCTTTTGAGTTCAGTTATCTTTTTCTTCGGAATTCTTAATCTATATTCAGCAACACATGCGTCTGCCTCTACTGCACATGCTAATTTATTTAAAGTACAAATTGGATGGTATGCTCTTTCGATTGTAATTGCTTTCGTTATTAGTTTTATTAATCCACAAAACCTTTATCGTTTCGCATGGCCTATTTATCTATTCAATATTGTTCTACTAATATTGGTTATTGTTCTTGGTCATAAAGGAATGGGGGCAAGACGTTGGCTAATGATTGGGCCAATTAGATTCCAACCATCTGAGTTAATGAAAATATCTGTTATTTTCGTACTCGCTAGATACTTTAGAAATTATGCTCCTGATAGTGAACTTGGACTCAAGGATTTAATTAAGCCTGCTATCCTGGCATTTATCCCGACGATCTTAATTGTAGTTCAACCGGACTTAGGAACAGGACTTCTTATTCTTCTTATTTTCTTTACGATGGTTTTCTTTAGAAAACTTAAGTGGAAGACACTTTTAATTCTCGCTCTTGTTGGTCTTGTCAGTGGTGGAGTGATGTATCAATTCGGTTTAAAGGAATATCAAAGAAATCGTATTAAAACCTTTATTAATCCAACTGCGGATGCAAAAGGGACTGGCTATAATGCTATTCAATCAAAGATTGCTATTGGGTCTGGAAAAATATTCGGGAAGGGACTTAGAAAGTCCTCACAGGCTTCCCTGAACTACTTACCTGAAAACCATACTGACTTTGTATTTTCTATTTATAATGAAGAGCATGGCTTCTTTGGAGCAATCTTATTAATTGGGTTATATCTTTTCTTGTTTTTTAGATTTGTGTGGCTCTCTGTCAACGTCAGTAGAATCTTTGAGTCCGTCACCATTATCGGGGTCATGAGTATATTCTTCTGGCACACCTTTATTAATATGGGAATGGTCATGGGGTTATTACCTGTTGTTGGTCTGCCTCTTCCTTTAATGTCTTATGGTGGTTCTTCACTTTTGACATTTGGGGTTTGTATTGGAGTAGCGACTTCTATTTCAAATACAAGACGCTTCTTTTAG